From a region of the Hippopotamus amphibius kiboko isolate mHipAmp2 chromosome 3, mHipAmp2.hap2, whole genome shotgun sequence genome:
- the LRRC56 gene encoding LOW QUALITY PROTEIN: leucine-rich repeat-containing protein 56 (The sequence of the model RefSeq protein was modified relative to this genomic sequence to represent the inferred CDS: substituted 1 base at 1 genomic stop codon) has product MFDPRWEKAAASRLDVNGPGLGQSPWDSAQNSQCAGAGAELAGPAQPPPPEQGPGQVWGRPQQAAGGGVPVTCPTGLTPHXPLQQALAQVDDLQLVSMLEMCVNTRENSLGNFGLHLPNLSQLKLNGSCLGSLRDLGTSLGRLQVLWLACCGLADLDGIGSFPALKELYLSYNNVSDLSPLCLLEQLEVLDLEGNCVEDPGQLRYLQLCPRLATLTLEGNPLCLRPGPGPAHQVPQGYNYRVEVRKLIPQLQVLDEVPATHTGPPASRKLDQDWLMVKEAIKEDSVLDSLLPRQGRPHGSPTWRLGPKLCSPETQPWGPRPWPLSLLVPGGPLPKGFLPKGPAPEDDASNLTHGAGRVLCGNPTKGLQERRHQCQAGMHPEKLPPARPPGASTPGPDPADSCDLLALAGLRALRDLRLHLLPGRCLEAREEGAAAPRGPQRGPEEQEDEAEPKTCLSPPSLAPEPSRPLGYNLIPSPPKSLMPSDRGSSSQGSTHLQFRGRRLRGLGSLGPGLSQRPGLGQGLAAVTALRALDVTSGPSPQAEGRPGPKPAPDPAARRPASSACRT; this is encoded by the exons ATGTTTGACCCACGGTGGGAAAAGGCAGCTGCCTCCAG GTTGGATGTGAATGGACCAGGCCTGGGACAGAGCCCATGGGATTCGGCCCAGAACAGCCAGTGTGCAGGTGCGGGAGCTGAGCTGGCCGGGCctgcccaacccccacccccagagcaagGCCCGGGGCAGGTGTGGGGGCGGCCACAGCAAGCAGCTGGTGGAGGAGTACCTGTCACCTGCCCAACTG GGCTGACTCCCCACTGACCCCTGCAGCAGGCCCTGGCTCAGGTGGATGACCTCCAACTGGTGAGCATGCTGGAGATGTGTGTCAACACCCGTGAGAATAGCCTGGGGAACTTTG GGCTGCACCTGCCCAACCTCAGCCAGTTGAAGTTGAATGGCAGCTGTTTGGGTTCCCTGAG GGACCTGGGCACCTCACTGGGCCGCCTGCAGGTGCTGTGGCTGGCTTGCTGTGGCCTGGCTGACCTGGATGGCATCGGCTCCTTCCCTGCCCTGAAG GAACTCTACCTTTCCTACAATAACGTCTCGGACCTGAGCCCCCTGTGCCTGCTCGAGCAGCTGGAGGTGCTGGACCTGGAGGGCAACTGCGTGGAGGATCCGGGGCAGCTGCGGTACCTGCAGCTGTGCCCGCGGCTCGCCACACTCACCCTGGAGGGCAACCCACTGTGCCTGCGGccaggccccggccccgcccaccaG GTGCCCCAGGGCTACAACTACCGGGTAGAGGTGCGGAAGCTCATCCCCCAGCTGCAGGTCTTGGACGAGGTGCCAGCCACACACACAGGCCCGCCGGCCTCCCGGAAGCTGGATCAGGACTGGCTCATGGTGAAGGAGGCCATCAAGGAGGACAGCGTCCTGGACAGCCTGCTCCCCAGGCAGG GTCGTCCCCACGGATCCCCCACTTGGAGACTCGGACCCAAGCTATGTTCGCCTGAGACCCAGCCCTGgggccccaggccctggcccctcTCCCTGCTGGTCCCGGGGGGGCCCCTGCCTAAAGGCTTTCTTCCCAAGGGCCCCGCCCCAGAGGACGACGCCAGCAACCTCACGCACG GTGCTGGCCGGGTCCTCTGTGGAAACCCcaccaaaggcctgcaggagcgTCGGCACCAGTGCCAG GCCGGGATGCACCCAGAGAAGCTGCCCCCTGCCAGGCCTCCCGGGGCCTCCACCCCAGGGCCTGACCCTGCAGACAGCTGTGATCTCCTGGCCTTGGCTGGGCTTCGGGCCTTGAGGGATCTGCGTCTGCA tcTCCTCCCCGGTAGGTGCCTGGAGGCCCGGGAGGAGGGGGCCGCAGCCCCCCGGGGCCCACAGAGGGGCCCTGAAGAACAAGAGGACGAGGCTGAGCCCAAGACTTGCCTGAGTCCCCCGAGCCTGGCCCCAG AGCCTTCCAGGCCCTTGGGCTACAACCTGATCCCCTCTCCCCCCAAGTCCCTCATGCCATCTGACAGGGGCAGCAGCTCCCAGGGGTCCACACATCTGCAGTTCCGGGGGCGTCGCCTCAGAGGCCTGGGTAGTTTGGGGCCTGGCCTGAGTCAGAGGCCTGGCCTGGGTCAGGGACTGGCTGCAGTGACTGCTCTGAGAGCCCTAGATGTGACCTCAGGCCCCAGCCCTCAAGCGGAAGGACGTCCAGGCCCAAAGCCAGCACCAGATCCAGCAGCCAGACGCCCAGCCTCCAGTGCATGCCGCACCTGA